In Cupriavidus basilensis, the following proteins share a genomic window:
- the paaN gene encoding phenylacetic acid degradation protein PaaN: MNHALFEKHEKTLAQALDAIRTRGYWSPFNEMPSPRTYGETAAADGEAAFKAQLGQPFVLEQAGSSGTVGAEHSPFGFALNIGYPNAEPDALIAAAQAAQLQFRKAGPKAWVGVSLEILARLNQASFEIAHSVMHTTGQAFMMAFQAGGPHAQDRALEAIAYAWDAMRDIPQTAYWEKPQGKNPPLAMEKRFTVVPRGIGLVIGCCTFPTWNSYPGLFADLATGNAVIVKPHPAAILPLAITVRIARQVLEEAGFDPNVVTLMATAPNDGALVQALATRDEIRLIDFTGSTANGDWLETHALQAQVYTEKAGVNQIVIDSADELKAVSRNIAFSLALYSGQMCTAPQNIYVPRDGIKTAQGTVPFEEVAQSIADAVQKLTSDPAKAVELIGAIQNKGVLDRIEQVTKLGVPLLASQRLVHPAYPEASVSTPVLLKLDARRDEDTFTQEWFGPIAFVIATDSTRHSLELAARIARTRGALTLSVYSTDEQVLDAADEAAVSGGVALSVNLTGGVFVNQSAAFSDFHATGANPAANASLADTAFVANRFRVVQSRRHVPQRT, from the coding sequence ATGAATCACGCCCTGTTTGAAAAACACGAGAAGACACTTGCCCAAGCCCTGGACGCCATCCGGACCCGAGGCTACTGGAGCCCCTTCAACGAGATGCCCAGCCCGCGCACCTACGGCGAAACCGCCGCCGCCGACGGCGAGGCGGCATTCAAGGCGCAACTCGGTCAGCCCTTCGTGCTCGAGCAAGCCGGCAGCAGCGGCACGGTCGGAGCGGAACATTCCCCATTCGGCTTCGCGCTGAACATCGGCTATCCCAATGCCGAGCCGGACGCGCTGATCGCGGCGGCGCAAGCGGCGCAGCTGCAATTCCGCAAGGCCGGCCCGAAGGCCTGGGTCGGCGTGAGCCTGGAGATCCTGGCGCGGTTGAACCAGGCGAGCTTCGAAATCGCGCACAGCGTCATGCACACCACCGGGCAGGCGTTCATGATGGCCTTCCAGGCCGGCGGCCCGCACGCGCAGGACCGCGCGCTAGAGGCGATCGCTTATGCGTGGGATGCCATGCGCGACATTCCGCAGACGGCTTACTGGGAAAAGCCGCAAGGCAAGAATCCGCCGCTCGCCATGGAAAAGCGCTTCACCGTCGTGCCGCGCGGGATCGGCCTGGTGATCGGCTGCTGCACGTTTCCTACCTGGAACAGCTATCCCGGCCTGTTCGCGGACCTTGCCACCGGCAATGCCGTCATCGTCAAGCCACATCCCGCCGCGATCCTGCCGCTGGCCATCACCGTGCGTATCGCGCGGCAGGTGCTGGAGGAGGCTGGCTTCGATCCGAACGTCGTGACCTTGATGGCCACCGCACCCAATGATGGCGCGCTGGTGCAGGCGCTCGCCACGCGTGATGAAATCCGGCTGATCGACTTCACCGGCAGCACCGCCAACGGCGATTGGCTGGAGACGCATGCGCTGCAGGCGCAGGTGTATACCGAGAAGGCGGGCGTCAACCAGATCGTGATCGACTCGGCCGACGAACTGAAGGCGGTGTCGCGCAATATCGCCTTCTCGCTCGCGCTCTACTCGGGCCAGATGTGCACCGCGCCGCAGAACATCTACGTGCCGCGCGATGGCATCAAGACGGCGCAAGGCACGGTCCCGTTCGAGGAAGTGGCCCAGTCCATCGCCGATGCCGTGCAAAAGCTGACCAGCGATCCGGCCAAGGCCGTGGAGCTGATCGGTGCGATCCAGAACAAGGGCGTGCTTGACCGGATCGAGCAGGTGACCAAGCTGGGCGTGCCGCTCCTTGCCAGCCAGCGCCTGGTGCATCCGGCCTACCCGGAAGCCAGCGTCAGCACGCCGGTCCTGCTGAAGCTCGACGCCCGGCGCGACGAGGATACGTTTACGCAGGAATGGTTCGGCCCGATTGCGTTTGTGATTGCCACTGATTCCACCCGGCATTCGCTGGAACTCGCCGCGCGCATCGCTCGCACGCGCGGCGCGCTGACGCTGTCGGTCTATAGCACGGACGAGCAGGTGCTCGATGCCGCTGACGAGGCTGCGGTGTCCGGCGGCGTTGCGCTGTCGGTCAACCTGACGGGCGGCGTCTTCGTGAACCAGTCGGCTGCGTTCTCGGACTTCCACGCCACCGGCGCAAATCCCGCGGCCAACGCGAGTCTTGCCGACACGGCCTTTGTTGCCAACCGCTTCCGCGTCGTGCAAAGCCGGCGGCATGTGCCGCAGCGTACCTAA
- the paaK gene encoding phenylacetate--CoA ligase PaaK, whose product MVQPIPQPGELEAIELASRDELQALQLARLKWSLRHAYDNVAHYRRAFDAAGVHPDDLRQLSDLAKFPTTTKKDLRDNYPFGLFAVPKDEVVRVHASSGTTGKPTVVGYTAKDIDTWANVTARSIRAAGGRRGDTLHNAFGYGLFTGGLGIHYGAERLGCMVVPMSGGQTEKQVQLIRDFEPSIILVTPSYMLNLIDEMARQGMNPAESSLKIGIFGAEPWTQGMRSEIETRAGIQAIDIYGLSEIMGPGVASECIESKDGPVVWEDHFYPEIIDPVTGEVLPDGSQGELVFTSLSKEAMPMIRYRTRDLTALLAPTSRSMRRLAKITGRSDDMLIIRGVNVFPSQVEELILGIARLSGNYQLCITRDGHMDSLSVSVEARAEICGSLAESERAQLARELQHRVKTMIGVSTAVRVLNAGEIKTTATGKAQRVLDLRHLGA is encoded by the coding sequence GTGGTCCAGCCAATTCCTCAACCGGGTGAGCTCGAAGCCATCGAACTAGCCAGCCGCGACGAACTCCAGGCGCTGCAACTGGCGCGCCTCAAATGGTCGCTGCGGCATGCTTATGACAATGTGGCGCACTATCGCCGCGCCTTCGACGCCGCCGGGGTGCATCCGGACGACCTGCGCCAGCTATCCGACCTGGCGAAATTCCCCACTACGACCAAGAAGGACCTGCGCGACAACTATCCGTTCGGGCTATTTGCCGTGCCAAAGGACGAGGTGGTGCGCGTGCACGCATCGAGCGGCACCACCGGCAAGCCGACCGTGGTGGGCTACACCGCGAAGGATATCGACACATGGGCCAACGTGACGGCGCGCTCGATCCGTGCAGCGGGCGGCCGGCGTGGCGACACGCTGCACAACGCGTTTGGCTACGGCCTGTTTACCGGCGGCCTCGGCATTCATTACGGCGCCGAGCGGCTCGGCTGCATGGTCGTGCCCATGTCCGGCGGGCAGACCGAGAAGCAGGTACAACTCATCCGCGATTTCGAGCCGTCGATCATTCTCGTCACGCCGTCTTACATGCTTAACCTGATCGACGAGATGGCGCGCCAGGGCATGAACCCGGCGGAGTCGTCGCTGAAGATCGGCATCTTCGGCGCCGAGCCGTGGACCCAGGGCATGCGCAGCGAAATCGAGACCCGGGCGGGCATCCAGGCCATCGACATCTACGGCCTCTCGGAGATCATGGGCCCGGGCGTGGCGTCCGAGTGCATTGAAAGCAAGGACGGCCCCGTGGTCTGGGAGGACCATTTCTATCCCGAGATCATCGATCCGGTCACCGGCGAAGTGCTGCCCGACGGCAGCCAGGGCGAACTGGTGTTTACCTCGCTCTCCAAGGAAGCCATGCCGATGATCCGTTACCGCACGCGCGACCTGACCGCGCTGCTGGCGCCGACATCGCGTTCGATGCGCAGGCTGGCGAAGATCACGGGTCGCTCCGACGACATGCTGATCATTCGCGGCGTCAACGTGTTTCCGAGCCAGGTCGAGGAGCTGATTCTCGGCATTGCGCGGCTTAGCGGCAACTACCAGCTGTGCATCACGCGCGACGGGCATATGGATTCGCTGTCCGTGTCGGTGGAGGCGCGCGCGGAGATCTGCGGCTCGCTGGCCGAAAGCGAGCGCGCGCAGCTGGCTCGTGAGCTGCAGCACCGGGTGAAGACGATGATCGGCGTTTCCACGGCCGTGCGCGTCCTGAATGCCGGCGAGATCAAGACCACCGCCACGGGCAAGGCGCAGCGCGTGCTCGACCTGCGGCACCTCGGCGCCTGA
- a CDS encoding tyrosine-type recombinase/integrase: MLISKLLEEYLRNKILAPDTVKSYKEKTTHLIRGVGDIDAKELSVDNLIDYRNKVIKGTSASTYNTLHRHLSAIFQYGVETGVVASSPFRVVKKAPVHHELPKVIQREKLSLLFQLLDNPEHPWPPCMRPIWFWRAFIKTLYFTGMRRRQILNLEWRDIDVGQRTIHLRSETSKTRRSYDIPVPQALLSELGMYRKIYCKRLGGTNPNWKVFNVGPFRTRAKRTDPREAMGEWNLRDVFAELRDTHGIVASCHRFRHTTGTKLMRVTKNPKLVQLQLGHTSLNTTMKYVHPDIDEMRDLVSYL, encoded by the coding sequence ATGTTGATCTCGAAACTATTGGAAGAGTATCTTCGCAACAAAATTCTGGCACCAGACACGGTGAAATCGTACAAGGAGAAGACTACTCACCTTATCCGAGGAGTAGGCGATATTGACGCGAAGGAATTGAGTGTTGATAACCTTATTGACTACAGAAACAAGGTTATCAAGGGCACTTCGGCTTCGACTTACAATACGCTACACCGGCATCTCTCTGCGATCTTCCAATACGGCGTGGAAACTGGGGTCGTTGCCTCAAGCCCGTTCCGCGTCGTCAAGAAGGCACCTGTGCATCATGAACTGCCGAAGGTCATTCAGAGGGAAAAGCTGAGCCTGTTATTTCAGCTACTAGACAATCCAGAGCACCCGTGGCCGCCCTGCATGCGACCTATCTGGTTCTGGAGAGCGTTCATCAAGACGCTCTATTTCACGGGCATGCGGAGAAGACAGATTCTCAACCTGGAGTGGCGTGATATAGACGTCGGACAACGCACTATTCACCTCAGATCCGAAACCAGCAAGACCCGGCGATCTTACGACATTCCCGTACCACAAGCCTTACTCTCCGAGTTGGGAATGTATCGAAAAATATACTGCAAGCGCCTCGGCGGAACGAACCCAAACTGGAAGGTCTTCAATGTCGGCCCGTTTCGAACTCGAGCGAAACGGACTGACCCTCGGGAAGCCATGGGCGAATGGAATCTGCGTGACGTCTTCGCGGAGCTAAGGGATACACATGGGATAGTTGCATCCTGCCATCGTTTCCGCCATACGACCGGAACGAAATTGATGCGAGTGACGAAGAACCCGAAGCTTGTTCAGCTTCAGCTTGGACATACGAGTCTCAATACGACGATGAAGTATGTCCACCCCGATATCGACGAGATGCGGGATTTGGTTTCGTATTTGTAG